Proteins encoded in a region of the Streptomyces sp. NBC_00513 genome:
- a CDS encoding RICIN domain-containing protein — protein sequence MSTNHHSAVSRMTDQQLCDVIRTADQAAPSAETELRRRHRPQVAAFAQAIGNDPLPATRAADRAMARFIRTLLSSTAESLDRPPRLMLLTIVSPNAEGAGHPAGSTSPASTGHVEEKATWNPALPSVVQRAFAKLPARTQAVLWHSVVEEEPDDRVAVITGDRSDRVPDLAQRALAACRDAFLGVHATTAPAPHCPAYARLLAAAAERADVRGNPDLTRHVDACPGCASALRGLVALRDTPRTLLASALLGPIGSFHLLGGARMGAGVDSGPPLPAAVAPARGRLDPDDDGRGLAAFLRKPAGRVTLGVATVLVTTVALAVVARPAWGPSATGTAPPRPQADAGNGAGSPAPSRTAPSPSSSASPRRSPRASPSAEVSAGGPSSSSPSPTESSAAGPAQPFRAVGYVSAVNSATGLCLDVRGGAFANGVDVITARCHAGAPAQQWRLDEKGLLHNAANPGFCMDARGSTGDGVGVWSCSALGKVTGNNLVFSTDAAGRIKPRIAPGYAVTSGSSAPGAPAVFGPTSPAAEQRWNESSGSETPNGTR from the coding sequence GTGTCGACGAATCATCACTCCGCCGTGAGTCGGATGACCGACCAGCAACTGTGCGACGTCATCCGCACAGCGGACCAGGCCGCACCCTCGGCCGAGACCGAACTGCGACGGCGTCACCGGCCACAGGTCGCGGCCTTCGCCCAGGCGATCGGAAACGATCCCCTGCCCGCCACCCGAGCCGCCGACCGTGCGATGGCCCGGTTCATACGCACGCTGCTCTCCTCCACCGCCGAGTCCCTCGATCGACCACCTCGCCTGATGCTGCTGACGATCGTGTCTCCAAACGCGGAAGGAGCCGGACACCCCGCCGGATCCACGTCACCGGCGTCCACCGGCCACGTCGAGGAGAAGGCGACGTGGAACCCGGCCCTCCCGTCGGTCGTCCAGCGGGCATTCGCCAAGTTGCCCGCCCGTACCCAGGCGGTCCTCTGGCACTCCGTGGTCGAGGAGGAGCCGGACGACCGCGTCGCGGTGATCACCGGGGACCGGTCCGACCGCGTACCCGACCTGGCGCAAAGGGCGTTGGCCGCATGCCGTGACGCCTTCCTGGGAGTCCACGCGACGACGGCGCCCGCCCCGCACTGCCCCGCCTACGCCCGATTGTTGGCTGCGGCTGCCGAGCGGGCGGATGTGCGCGGGAATCCGGACCTGACGCGCCACGTCGACGCATGTCCCGGCTGCGCGAGCGCCCTCCGCGGCCTCGTGGCTCTCCGTGACACCCCCCGCACCCTGCTGGCCAGTGCGCTGCTCGGCCCCATCGGCTCCTTCCACCTGCTCGGGGGCGCCCGCATGGGAGCGGGCGTCGATTCCGGGCCGCCACTCCCGGCCGCGGTGGCACCGGCCAGGGGTCGGCTTGATCCGGACGACGACGGCCGAGGTCTGGCTGCCTTCCTTCGGAAACCGGCCGGGCGGGTCACCCTCGGCGTCGCGACGGTCCTCGTCACGACGGTGGCGCTCGCCGTGGTCGCTCGTCCGGCTTGGGGGCCCTCGGCGACCGGTACGGCGCCGCCGCGACCGCAGGCCGACGCAGGCAACGGCGCTGGATCCCCGGCACCGTCGCGGACCGCGCCGTCGCCCTCCTCGTCCGCCTCGCCGAGGCGATCCCCCCGGGCGTCACCGTCCGCCGAGGTGTCGGCCGGCGGTCCGTCCTCATCCAGCCCTTCGCCGACGGAGAGCTCCGCCGCCGGGCCCGCGCAGCCGTTTCGTGCCGTGGGATACGTATCGGCCGTCAACTCCGCCACCGGTCTGTGTCTGGACGTCCGTGGCGGTGCCTTCGCGAACGGCGTCGACGTGATCACCGCCCGGTGTCACGCCGGGGCGCCGGCGCAGCAGTGGCGGCTCGACGAGAAGGGACTTCTGCACAATGCCGCCAACCCGGGCTTCTGCATGGACGCGCGCGGTAGCACTGGGGACGGCGTGGGCGTCTGGTCGTGCTCGGCCCTCGGCAAGGTCACCGGAAACAACCTTGTGTTCTCCACCGACGCGGCGGGGCGCATCAAGCCCCGTATCGCACCGGGCTACGCCGTGACTTCGGGGAGCAGCGCGCCCGGCGCTCCTGCCGTCTTCGGCCCCACGAGCCCGGCGGCCGAGCAGCGCTGGAACGAATCCTCGGGGAGCGAAACCCCGAACGGGACACGTTAG
- a CDS encoding ABC transporter permease gives MTTTQTPATTENIPAPARKTRGALLSSLGGQNLSLIGALVLVLALFGFLNDNYLSLSNIQVIGEAATITGLLAIVQTVVIICGGLDISVGSQAGLASVVSAMVFTSAGSNPYLGMAAAIGVGILVGVINGVAIVYGRVNPTIATLAGLAAYKGVAQLVSGGRAQGYVLNDPFFVFLGRGKIAGIPVMIWILVVVALAVHVLLKYTDIGRNIYAIGGNDTAARLAGININKYLVAVYALIGVIAAVAGILLTARTGSGQPVSGSEGLELKAITAAALGGCALKGGKGGIGGTLLAVALLGALENGLTVEGINTFWQNVAQGALLVAAVVIQQRRSGERAVGLPH, from the coding sequence ATGACCACCACCCAGACGCCGGCCACCACCGAGAACATCCCCGCTCCGGCGCGGAAGACCAGGGGAGCACTGCTCTCCTCGCTCGGCGGTCAGAACCTCAGCCTGATCGGCGCCCTCGTACTCGTCCTCGCCCTGTTCGGGTTCCTCAACGACAACTACCTCAGCCTCTCCAACATCCAGGTCATCGGAGAAGCGGCGACGATCACAGGACTGCTCGCCATCGTGCAGACCGTCGTGATCATCTGCGGGGGACTCGACATCTCCGTCGGCTCCCAAGCCGGACTGGCCTCCGTCGTGAGCGCCATGGTCTTCACCTCCGCCGGATCCAATCCCTACCTCGGCATGGCCGCAGCGATCGGCGTCGGAATCCTCGTCGGCGTGATCAACGGCGTCGCCATCGTCTACGGACGCGTCAACCCCACGATCGCCACGCTCGCCGGCCTGGCCGCCTACAAGGGCGTGGCACAGCTCGTCTCCGGCGGCCGCGCGCAGGGCTACGTCCTCAACGATCCCTTCTTCGTGTTCCTCGGTCGCGGCAAGATCGCCGGCATCCCGGTGATGATCTGGATCCTGGTGGTCGTGGCGCTGGCCGTGCACGTCCTGCTCAAGTACACGGACATCGGTCGCAACATCTACGCGATCGGCGGCAACGACACTGCGGCGCGCCTGGCGGGCATCAACATCAACAAGTACCTGGTCGCGGTCTACGCGCTCATCGGCGTGATCGCCGCGGTCGCGGGAATCCTGCTGACCGCGCGAACCGGCTCCGGACAGCCCGTCTCCGGCAGTGAGGGGCTGGAACTGAAGGCCATCACCGCGGCGGCCCTGGGCGGGTGCGCGCTCAAGGGCGGCAAGGGCGGCATCGGCGGCACCCTGCTGGCCGTCGCCCTGCTCGGCGCTTTGGAGAACGGCCTCACCGTCGAGGGCATCAACACCTTCTGGCAGAACGTCGCCCAGGGCGCCCTCCTCGTCGCCGCCGTCGTCATCCAGCAGCGCCGCAGCGGCGAACGCGCCGTCGGATTGCCCCACTGA
- a CDS encoding response regulator transcription factor: MTSVLLVEGDALWREVTSLALRRYGYEVHTAVDGNDGLARFRELRPDVAVVDVVLPGLDGVSLVRRIRAESRSPVLLISSRTDPVDVVLGLEAGADDYVTKPFDIPVLVARIRSALRRVTDCPTAAPSSPTSAMDFGDLRIDPAALTVRRSGRLLDLTPTELKLLLTFAARPAVVLSRATLLECVWDCPRSDDKRLVDVHVQRLRHKIGRGHIITVRGFGYRFEP; the protein is encoded by the coding sequence ATGACGTCTGTCCTGCTGGTCGAAGGGGACGCGCTGTGGCGCGAGGTGACCTCGCTCGCCCTCCGGCGCTACGGGTACGAGGTACACACGGCCGTCGACGGGAACGACGGGTTGGCGCGGTTCAGGGAGCTCCGCCCCGATGTGGCCGTCGTGGACGTGGTGCTGCCCGGGCTCGACGGGGTGAGCCTGGTGCGGCGCATCCGCGCGGAAAGCCGTTCGCCGGTGTTGCTGATCTCCTCGCGGACCGATCCGGTGGATGTCGTCCTCGGTCTTGAGGCGGGCGCCGACGACTACGTCACGAAGCCGTTCGACATCCCGGTCCTCGTGGCACGGATCCGGTCCGCGCTGCGTCGCGTCACCGACTGCCCGACCGCCGCCCCCTCGTCCCCCACATCCGCGATGGACTTCGGTGACCTGCGGATCGACCCGGCAGCCCTGACGGTCAGGCGGTCCGGCCGGCTGCTCGACCTCACGCCGACGGAACTCAAACTCCTCCTGACGTTCGCCGCGCGGCCCGCCGTGGTCCTGTCCCGGGCCACCTTGCTGGAGTGCGTGTGGGACTGCCCCCGGAGTGACGACAAACGGCTCGTCGACGTACACGTACAGCGACTGCGCCACAAGATCGGCCGCGGGCACATCATCACCGTGCGCGGGTTCGGCTACCGATTCGAGCCCTGA
- a CDS encoding substrate-binding domain-containing protein, with the protein MGKVEGKISLTYLQKQGDQEYFIGEAAGAKAKAAQLGIDLKIVNLGNDANKTVSEAQAAISQKSNGLIVVVPDPAVGPQVVQLAKDAKVALLTSDDQICSTGPDPSSCGADALVPRIGFSGQQMGGEVGKRAAEEFKKAGWNAAETRTISAWKQDVTVCTDRVNASKKAFTEGAGAPVQNIDVPTDNSPTGAQDKIAATITANPAVKHWVVWGCNDENVQGGVTALENAGFKADNVIGVGLGAYLACKNWSSDKPSGMKAALFINGKDVGALAVQTMYDKLKDGKDFPKEAFAPTKMVDASNWKDAGVTCG; encoded by the coding sequence GTGGGGAAGGTCGAGGGGAAGATCTCCCTGACCTATCTGCAGAAGCAGGGCGATCAGGAGTACTTCATCGGTGAGGCCGCCGGTGCGAAGGCGAAGGCGGCTCAACTCGGGATCGATCTGAAGATCGTGAACCTGGGCAATGACGCGAACAAGACGGTGAGTGAGGCGCAGGCGGCGATCTCGCAGAAGAGCAACGGGTTGATCGTCGTGGTTCCCGATCCGGCCGTGGGGCCGCAGGTCGTGCAGCTGGCGAAGGATGCCAAGGTGGCGTTGTTGACGTCGGACGACCAGATTTGCAGCACCGGCCCCGATCCGTCCTCCTGTGGTGCCGACGCGTTGGTGCCTCGTATCGGCTTCAGTGGTCAGCAGATGGGAGGCGAGGTCGGCAAGCGGGCGGCCGAGGAGTTCAAGAAGGCCGGCTGGAATGCCGCGGAGACCCGGACGATCTCGGCCTGGAAGCAGGACGTCACCGTGTGCACGGACCGGGTGAACGCCTCGAAGAAGGCGTTCACCGAGGGTGCCGGCGCGCCGGTCCAGAACATCGACGTGCCGACGGACAACTCGCCGACGGGGGCGCAGGACAAGATCGCGGCGACGATCACCGCGAATCCGGCGGTGAAGCACTGGGTGGTGTGGGGCTGCAACGACGAGAACGTCCAGGGTGGGGTCACCGCGCTGGAGAACGCCGGTTTCAAGGCGGACAACGTGATCGGTGTGGGTCTCGGTGCCTACCTGGCCTGCAAGAACTGGAGCTCTGACAAGCCCTCCGGGATGAAGGCCGCGCTCTTCATCAACGGCAAGGACGTCGGCGCCCTGGCCGTACAGACCATGTACGACAAGTTGAAGGACGGCAAGGACTTCCCGAAGGAAGCCTTCGCCCCGACCAAGATGGTCGACGCCTCCAACTGGAAGGACGCGGGAGTCACCTGCGGCTGA
- a CDS encoding sugar ABC transporter ATP-binding protein, translated as MTTAGTEPPTAAPSAQNLGEEISVENITKRFGAVQALSGVTLTFPRGQVTALMGENGAGKSTLLKILTGDHQPTEGTILWDGRPRTLSSPHDAHKAGIRIIPQEPEIIPHVSVAENVYAGALPRGAGRRLDRAELRRRITADLARLGFEKVIHPDQLGSELTAAQRQLVEILRALTGDAKVIAFDEPTSSLSENEVEALFALIGRLRDQGIAVIYVSHRMKEIFHLADRIAVLRDGAVAGVLEARDTNEGEVVRLMVGRDLSSLFVRQDVAREEVVLRLEGVTTDDVTDIDLHVRAGEVVALAGLMGAGRSELALALAGDQPIRSGRVSVNGQPLRLRSPKDAIRASIGLAPEERKAQALFLHRSIRDNTSLVSLDRLRRWRFVQSRQEKAVAQDFSDRLRVRTPSIEHEVRKLSGGNQQKVVLARWLLRKPKVLILDEPTRGIDIGAKAEIYRIIADLAREGVALLVISSELPEVLGLADRIVVMQNGRITGELNRSEATEEAILNLAMADDLAPVASDRPLTDSADGDAR; from the coding sequence ATGACCACAGCCGGCACAGAACCACCGACTGCCGCCCCCTCCGCCCAGAACCTCGGCGAAGAGATCTCTGTGGAGAACATCACCAAACGCTTCGGCGCGGTACAGGCGCTCAGCGGCGTCACGCTCACCTTCCCCCGGGGCCAGGTGACCGCCCTCATGGGCGAGAACGGCGCGGGCAAGTCGACCCTGTTGAAGATCCTCACGGGTGACCACCAGCCCACCGAGGGAACCATCCTCTGGGACGGACGTCCGAGGACCCTGTCCTCACCGCACGACGCCCACAAGGCCGGGATCCGCATCATCCCGCAGGAACCCGAGATCATTCCGCACGTCTCGGTCGCCGAGAACGTGTACGCCGGCGCCCTGCCGCGCGGCGCGGGACGCCGTCTCGATCGGGCCGAGCTGCGCCGCCGCATCACCGCGGACCTGGCCCGACTCGGCTTCGAGAAGGTCATCCACCCCGATCAGCTGGGCTCCGAACTCACCGCCGCACAACGCCAACTGGTGGAGATCCTGCGGGCACTGACCGGCGACGCGAAGGTCATCGCCTTCGACGAGCCCACCTCCTCCCTCTCCGAGAACGAGGTCGAGGCCCTCTTCGCCCTGATCGGCCGGCTCCGGGACCAGGGCATCGCCGTCATCTACGTATCCCACCGCATGAAGGAGATCTTCCACCTCGCCGACCGCATAGCCGTCCTGCGCGACGGCGCGGTCGCCGGAGTGCTGGAGGCCCGCGACACCAACGAGGGCGAGGTCGTCCGCCTGATGGTCGGCCGTGACCTCTCCTCCCTCTTCGTGCGGCAGGACGTCGCCCGCGAGGAGGTGGTGCTGCGGCTGGAGGGCGTCACCACGGACGACGTCACCGACATCGACCTCCACGTCCGCGCCGGAGAGGTGGTCGCCCTGGCCGGCCTCATGGGAGCCGGACGGTCCGAACTGGCCCTCGCCCTGGCCGGCGACCAACCCATCCGGTCGGGCCGTGTCTCCGTGAACGGCCAACCCCTGCGCCTGCGCAGCCCCAAGGACGCGATCCGCGCAAGCATCGGACTCGCCCCCGAGGAGCGCAAGGCCCAGGCGTTGTTCCTCCATCGCTCCATCCGCGACAACACGTCCCTGGTGAGCCTGGACCGGCTGCGCCGCTGGCGCTTCGTCCAGAGCCGACAGGAGAAGGCCGTGGCGCAGGACTTCTCCGACCGGCTGCGGGTGCGCACGCCCTCGATCGAGCACGAAGTGCGCAAACTGTCGGGCGGCAACCAGCAGAAGGTCGTCCTCGCCCGATGGCTGCTGCGCAAGCCCAAGGTCCTCATCCTCGACGAGCCCACGCGCGGCATCGACATCGGGGCCAAGGCGGAGATCTACCGCATCATCGCCGACCTCGCCCGGGAAGGGGTCGCCCTGCTGGTGATCTCCTCCGAACTACCTGAAGTCCTCGGGCTTGCCGACCGGATCGTCGTGATGCAGAACGGACGCATCACCGGCGAACTCAACCGCTCGGAAGCCACCGAGGAAGCCATCCTCAACCTCGCCATGGCCGACGACCTGGCTCCCGTCGCATCCGACCGACCGCTCACAGACTCCGCCGATGGAGACGCTCGATGA
- the galT gene encoding galactose-1-phosphate uridylyltransferase, with protein sequence MKRTTTKLADGRELIYYDRDGGAVRDTVDRRLLEPVDSRPELRLDLATGDWVTIASHRQGRVHHPPTDACPLCPSWDGNHSEIPAADYDVAVFENRFPSLAGRVGRCEVVCFTPEHGASFADLTEDRARLVLDAWTDRTENLSSLPGVEQVYCFENRGAEIGVTLAHPHGQVYAFPFVPPRTAKMVAVADTHRRVTGGNLFEDLLAEARAAVSRVVLAGEHWTAFVPYAARWPYEVHLYPHRRVPDLTRLTEAERAEFPGIYLELLRRFDRLFHREDGAPATPTPYISAWHQAPKTGGQELALHLELFTVRRSAGKLKFLAGVESGMDSFVNDVAPEAAARRLREVAS encoded by the coding sequence GTGAAGAGAACCACGACGAAGCTCGCGGACGGCCGCGAGCTGATCTACTACGACCGTGACGGCGGCGCCGTCCGCGACACGGTCGACCGACGTCTGCTGGAGCCGGTGGACAGCCGGCCCGAACTGCGACTGGACCTGGCGACAGGCGACTGGGTCACCATCGCCTCACACCGTCAGGGGCGCGTCCACCATCCGCCCACCGATGCGTGTCCCCTGTGCCCCTCCTGGGACGGGAACCACAGCGAGATCCCGGCCGCGGACTACGATGTCGCCGTGTTCGAGAACCGCTTCCCCTCCCTGGCGGGACGCGTGGGCCGCTGCGAGGTCGTGTGCTTCACGCCCGAGCACGGGGCGAGCTTCGCCGATCTGACCGAGGACCGAGCCCGCCTCGTACTCGACGCCTGGACGGACCGCACCGAGAACCTGTCGTCCCTGCCCGGCGTGGAGCAGGTGTACTGCTTCGAGAACCGCGGTGCGGAGATCGGCGTCACCCTCGCGCACCCCCACGGACAGGTCTACGCCTTCCCCTTCGTACCGCCGCGCACCGCCAAGATGGTCGCCGTCGCGGATACACACCGGCGCGTCACCGGCGGAAACCTCTTCGAGGACCTGCTCGCCGAGGCCCGCGCCGCCGTGTCGCGGGTGGTCCTGGCGGGGGAGCACTGGACGGCGTTCGTCCCGTACGCCGCCCGCTGGCCCTACGAGGTGCACCTCTACCCCCACCGCCGTGTCCCCGACCTCACCCGCCTCACCGAGGCCGAGCGCGCGGAGTTCCCCGGCATCTACCTGGAACTGCTGCGCAGGTTCGACCGGCTGTTCCACCGCGAGGACGGCGCGCCGGCGACCCCCACCCCGTACATCTCCGCCTGGCACCAGGCGCCGAAGACCGGAGGGCAGGAACTGGCCCTGCACCTGGAGCTGTTCACGGTGCGACGATCGGCGGGCAAGCTCAAGTTCCTCGCCGGCGTCGAATCCGGCATGGACTCCTTCGTCAACGACGTCGCCCCGGAAGCCGCGGCCCGGCGACTGCGGGAGGTCGCGTCATGA
- a CDS encoding serine/threonine-protein kinase, translating into MAGRYRLMQRVGRGGMGTVWRAEDELLGRQVAVKKLHVPPHVPDDTVRTLHERARREARSAARIAHPHVIVVHDVVDDDGLPCIVMEYVPSITLDEAVKRRGALPTAETARIGLAVVAALRAAHDIGVLHRDVKPANILLGEDGRIVLTDFGIAAESGAESLTMTGELVGSIGYLAPERLRGTDAGPAGDLWSLGVTLYQSIEGRHPFVRDTPIETAYAIVSEAHAPLTGGNALTPLIEGLLVKEPGQRSGLTEAERLLRGATGDSADTPGPSSTRAHRAVRAARRGRGIGRGRRGVLWSGAAITVAACGVAVALSWPDALFGDGVASGSAGPASTAMPSPPVGYGYQDGGGIAIPVPLGWTREELAGGEVAFVDSAGLVGLRVKAAAFAGSDALEHWRTTEEAQTRRDNPGYERVRMTAATVHGRPAGYWEFTFEGKVRKFRAVEVALADAAGTQYVVYFSAPDEEWARHRPVFDTAVEGLRLAS; encoded by the coding sequence GTGGCCGGCCGATACCGGTTGATGCAGCGCGTCGGCCGCGGAGGCATGGGCACCGTCTGGCGTGCCGAGGACGAACTCCTCGGCCGGCAGGTGGCGGTGAAGAAGCTCCATGTCCCACCCCACGTGCCGGACGACACGGTCCGCACGCTCCACGAACGCGCCCGCCGCGAGGCGCGCAGCGCGGCCCGCATCGCCCATCCGCACGTGATCGTCGTGCACGATGTGGTCGATGACGACGGCCTGCCGTGCATCGTGATGGAGTACGTTCCCTCGATCACGTTGGACGAGGCGGTGAAGCGCCGGGGCGCGCTGCCCACCGCCGAAACAGCCCGGATCGGTTTGGCCGTGGTCGCCGCGCTCCGCGCCGCCCACGACATCGGGGTGCTGCACCGCGACGTCAAGCCGGCCAACATCCTCCTCGGCGAGGACGGCCGGATCGTCCTCACCGACTTCGGCATCGCCGCCGAGAGCGGCGCCGAGTCGCTCACCATGACCGGTGAACTGGTCGGTTCCATCGGCTACCTCGCTCCCGAACGCCTGCGAGGCACCGATGCCGGGCCCGCCGGTGACCTGTGGTCCCTCGGCGTCACGCTGTACCAGTCGATCGAGGGGCGCCACCCCTTCGTTCGGGACACGCCGATCGAGACGGCCTACGCCATCGTGAGCGAGGCGCACGCGCCACTGACCGGCGGGAACGCCCTGACACCGCTGATCGAGGGGTTGCTCGTGAAGGAGCCCGGGCAGCGGTCCGGCCTGACGGAGGCGGAGCGACTCCTGCGCGGGGCGACGGGGGACTCGGCCGACACGCCCGGTCCGTCGTCCACCCGGGCGCACCGAGCGGTACGGGCCGCCCGACGTGGACGCGGGATCGGACGCGGACGCCGTGGGGTCCTGTGGTCGGGTGCGGCAATCACGGTCGCGGCGTGTGGGGTGGCCGTCGCACTGTCCTGGCCCGACGCACTCTTCGGCGACGGGGTGGCCTCCGGTTCCGCAGGCCCCGCGAGCACGGCGATGCCCTCGCCTCCGGTCGGCTACGGGTACCAGGACGGCGGCGGCATCGCGATACCGGTGCCGCTCGGCTGGACACGGGAGGAACTGGCGGGAGGAGAAGTGGCGTTCGTCGATTCCGCCGGGCTCGTCGGACTGCGCGTCAAGGCCGCCGCCTTCGCGGGCTCCGACGCCCTGGAACACTGGCGCACGACCGAGGAGGCGCAGACGCGCCGTGACAATCCCGGCTACGAGCGCGTGCGGATGACGGCAGCCACGGTCCACGGCAGGCCCGCCGGGTACTGGGAGTTCACCTTCGAGGGCAAGGTGCGCAAGTTCCGGGCGGTCGAGGTGGCACTCGCGGACGCGGCGGGCACGCAGTACGTCGTCTACTTCTCGGCACCGGACGAGGAGTGGGCCCGGCACCGGCCCGTCTTCGACACCGCCGTAGAGGGACTTCGCCTGGCGAGCTGA
- a CDS encoding DeoR/GlpR family DNA-binding transcription regulator: MTEPAPLAAQRRELILDTVRRKGAVRVAVLVEQLGVSDMTIRRDLDVLAKAGSVEKVHGGAVSTSGTTSDEPGFETKFTLKSAAKAAVADAAAQLVRPGSVVAISGGTTTYAVAHRLRDIAGLTVVTNSLPVADLLRPSGADDGSTGPTLLVTGGAPTKSASLVGPLADQAIRSLQVDLLIVGAHGVSERAGVTTPNLAEAETNRALISAATQLAVVADHSKWGIVGLSRFADLSDIDYFVSDEGLGEQARTVLGEQVGRLILAETQGA, from the coding sequence GTGACAGAGCCGGCACCGCTAGCGGCCCAGCGGAGAGAACTGATCCTCGACACCGTGCGCCGCAAGGGAGCGGTGCGCGTCGCCGTGCTCGTGGAGCAGCTCGGGGTGTCCGACATGACCATCCGCCGCGATCTGGACGTGCTGGCCAAGGCGGGGTCGGTCGAGAAGGTGCACGGCGGGGCGGTGAGCACGTCCGGCACCACGTCCGACGAGCCCGGCTTCGAGACCAAGTTCACCCTCAAGTCCGCGGCCAAGGCGGCGGTCGCGGACGCGGCCGCCCAACTGGTGCGGCCGGGCAGTGTCGTGGCGATCTCCGGAGGGACGACGACGTACGCCGTTGCCCACCGGCTGCGCGACATCGCCGGCCTGACCGTGGTGACCAACTCCCTGCCCGTGGCGGACCTGTTGCGGCCGTCCGGCGCCGACGACGGTTCCACGGGCCCGACCCTGCTGGTCACGGGCGGGGCCCCCACGAAGTCCGCGTCGCTGGTCGGACCGCTGGCGGATCAGGCGATCCGCTCCCTCCAGGTCGACCTCCTGATCGTGGGTGCTCACGGCGTCTCCGAACGTGCCGGGGTGACCACTCCGAACCTCGCGGAGGCGGAGACCAACCGCGCCCTGATCTCGGCCGCCACCCAGCTGGCCGTCGTGGCCGATCACAGCAAGTGGGGCATCGTCGGCCTGAGCCGCTTCGCCGACCTGTCCGACATCGACTATTTCGTGTCCGACGAAGGACTCGGCGAGCAGGCCCGCACCGTCCTCGGCGAGCAGGTGGGACGGCTGATCCTGGCGGAGACCCAGGGGGCGTGA
- a CDS encoding peptidoglycan-binding protein: MSTPFCPRCGELPRCACVAAHDTAAAGVPAQFDQEWVRPYLSLHEPARGDGPTATTVSWVIPQVVHESELPPGSERFGPPAVIVRTGGHRARKPERRRRPLPITAALATLIGSAAIAGAYALVRGHDTQDVTAPPPASRLDVVDEDETPDATPDETPERPGPSGSLPSGERRNAPAAGRGLPATTPSIAPSAPTTPAAGTTAPSSATPNGPLPDDGPGTMPPSGTPVTPVEGPTLRRHDTGPDVVDLQRRLTRIGSWDMPQRGRYDRHLQDEVARFQATHGIHGDPPGVYGPTTRRLLESLTP, translated from the coding sequence GTGAGCACCCCCTTTTGCCCTCGATGCGGTGAGCTTCCGCGGTGCGCCTGCGTCGCGGCCCACGACACCGCGGCCGCCGGCGTTCCGGCTCAGTTCGACCAGGAGTGGGTGCGGCCGTACCTCTCCCTGCACGAACCCGCGCGGGGTGACGGGCCGACCGCCACCACGGTGTCGTGGGTCATACCGCAGGTGGTCCACGAGAGCGAACTACCGCCCGGCAGCGAGAGGTTCGGCCCGCCCGCGGTCATTGTCAGGACGGGAGGCCACCGGGCGCGGAAACCCGAGCGGCGGCGGCGTCCGCTCCCCATCACCGCGGCGCTCGCCACCCTGATCGGCTCCGCGGCCATCGCGGGTGCGTACGCGCTCGTACGGGGTCACGACACCCAGGATGTGACGGCGCCCCCTCCCGCGAGCAGGCTCGACGTGGTCGACGAGGACGAGACACCGGACGCGACGCCCGACGAGACGCCCGAGCGACCCGGGCCCTCCGGCTCGCTCCCGAGCGGTGAGCGGCGGAACGCTCCGGCAGCCGGGCGCGGTCTGCCGGCCACCACGCCCTCGATTGCGCCATCCGCTCCCACGACACCCGCGGCCGGTACCACGGCCCCGAGTTCCGCGACGCCCAACGGGCCGCTGCCGGACGACGGTCCGGGCACGATGCCGCCTTCCGGCACGCCGGTGACTCCCGTCGAGGGGCCGACGCTGCGCCGCCACGACACGGGGCCCGACGTCGTGGATCTACAACGCCGTCTCACCCGGATCGGGTCCTGGGACATGCCCCAGCGTGGTCGCTACGACCGCCATCTCCAGGACGAGGTCGCGCGGTTCCAGGCCACGCACGGCATCCACGGCGACCCGCCCGGGGTCTATGGCCCGACCACGCGACGGCTGCTCGAATCCCTCACGCCCTGA